In Rosa chinensis cultivar Old Blush chromosome 1, RchiOBHm-V2, whole genome shotgun sequence, a genomic segment contains:
- the LOC112172419 gene encoding uncharacterized protein LOC112172419, with protein MKIHIQGIEKWSYVTGSAARPAAGPKADEWDTANTNVMGILLKAMTPEVMRLFANYDSPKAIWDSVAATYYDGSDFARVHELNVKAFKITQSGQPVATFYANLKTIWQELDQRNPNPVTCEVDINSYRTEQDKMCVHIFLTGLDPHFEGAKNELLRLATPPTLEQAFAYIRRDEGNKAAAQNLRTEISSLAIHATPPPLPQPQIGNSTLVPSQSQYQPQNQGYHQMACNYCKEVGHFKNQCPKLRSFNYNNSGWRGGNNTGGHEGRGGGQRGKVAVQLVPEPDFYGIGGVIMGNGDLRGRLFHLDCMYAEPTQAPEQPLALTLNSDRLSELWLWHRRLGHPSFGVMKKSMPSLFLGVSESSLHCETCALAKSHRSSYHSNFHSSTMPFELIHSNVWGPSKHFTLSGMRYFVLFIDDCTRLSWVVLLMSKDSVFSAFTAFHKLVRTQYDAHVKVFRSDNGGEFVNHSFHEYFQHHDIIHQTSCPQTPEQNGVSERKNSHVLDMARSLLLSANMPKYLWGEAVLCASHLINRLPSVPL; from the exons ATGAAGATCCATATTCAAGGGATTGAAAAGTGGAGTTATGTTACCGGTAGTGCAGCAAGACCTGCTGCAGGACCAAAAGCCGATGAATGGGATACGGCAAATACTAATGTGATGGGAATTCTTCTCAAGGCTATGACTCCGGAGGTAATGAGATTATTTGCTAACTATGATTCTCCCAAAGCAATTTGGGATTCTGTTGCTGCTACATATTATGATGGGAGTGACTTTGCTCGTGTTCAtgaattgaatgtcaaagcttTCAAAATAACTCAGAGTGGACAGCCTGTTGCAACCTTTTATGCGAATTTGAAGACAATTTGGCAGGAGCTTGATCAGAGAAACCCTAATCCTGTGACCTGTGAAGTTGATATTAATTCCTATCGGACTGAGCAGGACAAGATGTGTGTCCATATTTTTCTTACTGGCCTGGACCCTCACTTTGAAGgggcaaagaatgagttattgcGTCTTGCAACTCCACCTACATTGGAACAAGCTTTTGCCTATATCCGAAGAGATGAAGGTAATAAGGCTGCTGCTCAGAACCTTCGTACTGAAATTTCTAGTTTAGCAATCCATGCTACACCTCCACCTCTACCTCAACCTCAGATTGGGAATTCTACCCTAGTTCCATCTCAGAGTCAGTATCAGCCACAAAATCAGGGATATCATCAAATGGCTTGCAACTATTGCAAGGAAGTTGGCCATTTCAAGAATCAATGTCCTAAGCTGCGAAGTTTTAATTACAACAACTCTGGTTGGAGAGGAGGCAATAATACTGGAGGACATGAAGGACGTGGTGGTGGTCAAAGAGGCAAAGTGGCAGTCCAATTGGTGCCAGAACCTGACTTCTACGGCATTGGAGG GGTGATCATGGGCAACGGAGACCTGAGGGGGAgactgtttcacttggattgcatgtacgCAGAGCCAACACAAGCACCGGAACAGCCTTTAGCCCTGACATTGAATTCTGACAGATTAAGTGAGCTATGGTTGTGGCATAGGCGTTTGGGTCATCCATCTTTTGgagttatgaagaagtccatgccTTCATTGTTTCTGGGAGTTAGTGAGTCTAGCCtgcattgtgaaacttgtgcttTGGCTAAGAGTCATAGGTCTAGTTATCATTCGAATTTTCATTCTAGTACTATGCCTTTTGAGTTAATTCATTCAAATGTATGGGGTCCTTCTAAACATTTTACCCTTTCTGGaatgcgatattttgtgttattcattgatgactgTACTCGATTATCCTGGGTGGTTTTACTTATGTCCAAAGATTCTGTTTTCTCTGCTTTTACAGCATTCCATAAGCTTGTTCGTACTCAATATGATGCTCATGTTAAGGTCTTTCGTTCCGATAATGGGGGTGAGTTTGTcaatcattcttttcatgaataTTTCCAACACCATGACATCATACATCAAACTTCATGCCCACAGACacctgagcaaaatggggtgtcTGAACGGAAAAATAGTCATGTTCTGGACATGGCTCGGTCTCTTCTACTTAGTGCTaacatgcctaagtatctttggggagagGCTGTATTGTGTGCTTCTCATCTAATCAATCGTCTTCCGTCTGTCCCTCTTTAA